Proteins encoded in a region of the Nostoc sp. UHCC 0926 genome:
- a CDS encoding DNA cytosine methyltransferase, translating into MIRTLQQLLATREDIIAFIKKAKTKKLSPKSDVCKNFDDTKLKPVLPDDAPIAVVLFAGGGGIEAGMVQAGIRPVIAVEFDPTKPNLSRAIPSAHFVNAKTHHHNFNEYGCRIIQLTVQEVAQSRFLGFPRHPDYLHASPVCANVSLAHTAKAGKGIETADDLTAVIAVAEAIRQLQPRVFTLENVPRYQNSQSFAIILDALEQEGYSVDYSVVNMADFGLPQARRRLVLVASRGCRGATRKSEIGVEFSITPLYSQQNLVF; encoded by the coding sequence ATGATTCGGACACTGCAACAACTCTTGGCAACCAGGGAAGATATTATCGCCTTTATCAAAAAAGCGAAAACTAAAAAGCTCTCACCAAAATCAGATGTCTGCAAAAATTTTGATGACACAAAATTAAAACCAGTTCTTCCAGATGATGCCCCGATCGCTGTAGTACTTTTTGCGGGTGGCGGCGGCATTGAAGCTGGTATGGTACAGGCTGGTATTCGTCCGGTCATTGCAGTGGAGTTCGACCCCACTAAACCAAACTTGAGCAGGGCGATACCTTCGGCACACTTCGTGAACGCCAAAACCCATCATCACAACTTTAACGAGTATGGCTGTAGAATAATCCAACTAACAGTGCAAGAAGTAGCACAGTCACGATTTCTAGGTTTTCCCCGCCACCCCGACTATCTCCATGCCTCCCCAGTATGCGCCAACGTAAGCCTTGCCCACACAGCTAAAGCAGGTAAGGGCATTGAAACGGCTGACGATCTGACGGCTGTGATCGCAGTTGCAGAAGCCATCCGACAGTTGCAGCCACGGGTGTTTACTCTCGAAAATGTTCCGCGCTATCAGAACAGTCAGAGTTTTGCCATCATCCTGGATGCTTTGGAGCAAGAGGGGTACTCAGTCGATTACAGCGTGGTCAACATGGCTGACTTTGGGTTGCCCCAGGCGCGGCGGCGGTTAGTTCTGGTTGCCAGTAGAGGTTGTCGGGGAGCAACGCGAAAAAGTGAGATCGGGGTTGAGTTCTCAATTACACCTCTATATTCTCAACAAAACTTGGTTTTTTAG